From a region of the Actinopolymorpha singaporensis genome:
- a CDS encoding GNAT family N-acetyltransferase, translating into MLIRPMRDDDIGAARALTHEELQLSRSATRPASLPAPPAGPPTPDWSGRWERRAKHLLRHDAEGCWVAETDGEVVGVAMSLRREKLWGLSAFFVHPQAQGAGVGAALLDAALGYSQGCLRGIIISTADPRAARRYRLAGFTLHPTIRVAGTVDRSAIPVVDGVRTGGPGDQDLCASVDRRVRGAAHGVDHEFLCAEYGLLVSDTFTGSGYCFVDPSGSPVLLAATSRKIAQRLLWAALAVSPEGADVHVDYLTADQEWAVDVALAAGLSLRTEGYLCLRHMRPPAPYLPSGAFL; encoded by the coding sequence GTGTTGATCAGGCCGATGCGTGACGACGACATCGGGGCGGCGCGCGCGCTCACCCACGAGGAGCTGCAACTGAGCCGCTCGGCGACCCGGCCGGCCTCGCTGCCCGCCCCGCCCGCCGGCCCGCCGACGCCGGACTGGAGCGGCCGCTGGGAACGCCGCGCCAAGCACCTCCTGCGTCACGACGCGGAGGGATGCTGGGTGGCCGAGACCGACGGCGAAGTGGTCGGAGTGGCGATGTCGCTGCGCCGGGAGAAGCTCTGGGGACTGTCGGCTTTCTTCGTCCACCCGCAGGCACAGGGTGCGGGTGTCGGCGCGGCGCTGCTGGACGCGGCCCTCGGCTACAGCCAGGGCTGCCTGCGCGGCATCATCATCTCCACCGCCGATCCGCGAGCCGCCCGTCGCTACCGGCTGGCCGGCTTCACCCTGCACCCCACGATCCGGGTCGCCGGTACGGTCGACCGCTCGGCGATTCCGGTGGTGGACGGCGTACGGACCGGTGGGCCCGGCGACCAGGATCTGTGCGCCTCGGTGGACCGGCGGGTGCGCGGCGCCGCGCACGGCGTCGACCACGAGTTCCTGTGCGCGGAGTACGGCCTGCTGGTGTCCGACACCTTCACCGGGAGCGGCTACTGCTTCGTCGACCCGTCCGGGTCACCGGTGCTGCTGGCCGCCACCAGCCGCAAGATCGCCCAGCGGCTGCTGTGGGCCGCGCTGGCGGTGTCACCGGAAGGCGCGGACGTACATGTCGACTACCTCACCGCCGACCAGGAGTGGGCCGTCGACGTGGCCCTGGCTGCCGGGCTGTCCCTGCGGACCGAGGGCTACCTGTGCCTGCGCCACATGCGCCCGCCGGCGCCGTACCTGCCCTCCGGCGCGTTCCTCTGA
- a CDS encoding SCO2322 family protein codes for MRLVPKVTRRSAAAFLLTTLATVLAAGLLATTVGAGVAQASAYRYWGFFQWKDNAWKMASVGPGSVIPKDGAVDGWRFAVSGEKSPPRLPRAAADFAELCGSSKAQAGKKRVGVVLDYGVADEAPGGQQPAKPRGACAVVDAKATSAQVLAAVADVREQKSLVCGIDGFPSSGCGDPVKKAPAVASPEPTVALALPASHTDAKAGRKGEAGEPREGAGDRAVDAGSGGLPVLPVVAVIVVLLGGGLLLLRRRRNADQGA; via the coding sequence ATGAGGCTCGTTCCGAAGGTCACGCGGCGCTCCGCTGCGGCCTTCCTCCTGACCACCCTGGCGACCGTGCTGGCCGCCGGTCTGCTCGCCACGACCGTCGGCGCGGGCGTCGCGCAGGCGTCTGCGTACCGCTACTGGGGCTTCTTCCAGTGGAAGGACAACGCCTGGAAGATGGCGTCGGTCGGGCCCGGCTCGGTCATCCCGAAGGACGGCGCCGTCGACGGCTGGCGGTTCGCGGTGTCCGGTGAGAAGTCGCCGCCCCGGTTGCCGCGGGCGGCCGCCGACTTCGCCGAGCTGTGCGGCAGCAGCAAGGCACAGGCAGGCAAGAAGCGGGTCGGGGTCGTCCTCGACTACGGCGTGGCCGACGAGGCGCCCGGCGGGCAGCAGCCCGCGAAGCCCCGGGGCGCGTGCGCCGTCGTGGACGCCAAGGCGACCTCCGCGCAGGTGCTCGCCGCCGTCGCCGACGTCCGCGAGCAGAAGAGCCTGGTCTGCGGGATCGACGGCTTCCCGTCCAGTGGCTGCGGCGACCCGGTGAAGAAGGCACCGGCGGTCGCCTCGCCGGAGCCGACCGTGGCGCTCGCGCTGCCCGCCAGTCACACCGACGCCAAGGCGGGCAGGAAGGGGGAGGCCGGCGAACCCCGCGAAGGCGCCGGTGACCGCGCCGTCGACGCCGGGTCCGGCGGTCTGCCCGTCCTCCCCGTGGTGGCGGTCATCGTCGTCCTGCTTGGCGGCGGGCTGTTGCTGCTGCGCCGTCGACGTAACGCCGACCAGGGCGCCTGA
- the pspAA gene encoding PspA-associated protein PspAA: MIVRILGEGQLRVPNEHLDALNELDARLEAAVNAGDEEGFRGALTGLLEQVRAVGTKLPDDSLEESDLFLPPEDATVDEVKELLGEEGLIPG; this comes from the coding sequence GTGATCGTCCGCATACTCGGCGAGGGGCAGCTTCGGGTACCCAACGAGCACCTCGACGCGCTGAACGAGCTCGACGCGCGACTCGAGGCCGCGGTCAACGCCGGGGACGAGGAAGGTTTCCGGGGGGCCCTGACGGGTCTCCTCGAGCAGGTACGCGCGGTGGGCACGAAGCTGCCGGACGACTCGCTGGAGGAGTCCGACCTGTTCCTGCCGCCGGAGGACGCAACGGTCGACGAGGTGAAGGAGCTCCTGGGGGAGGAAGGCCTCATCCCCGGATAG
- a CDS encoding helix-turn-helix domain-containing protein codes for MANEPSPTSSSSPTSSSSPSSRAGDDDLPVMPGFREMALRRRALAESLVDLRRRSGLSQTQVAARMGTSQSAVARLEAGEVDVRLSTLERYAAAVGHRLDVRLGGG; via the coding sequence ATGGCGAACGAGCCCTCCCCGACTTCCTCGTCTTCCCCGACTTCCTCGTCCTCCCCGTCCTCCCGGGCCGGGGACGACGACCTGCCGGTGATGCCCGGTTTCCGGGAGATGGCGCTGCGGCGGCGGGCGCTGGCCGAGTCGCTGGTCGACCTGCGCCGCCGATCCGGGCTGTCCCAGACCCAGGTGGCCGCGCGGATGGGTACGTCCCAGTCGGCGGTCGCCAGGCTGGAGGCCGGTGAGGTCGACGTACGCCTGTCCACCCTGGAGCGCTACGCCGCCGCCGTCGGCCACCGGCTCGACGTCCGGCTCGGCGGCGGCTGA
- a CDS encoding PspA/IM30 family protein, with product MGILNRFAMIFRAKANKAMDRAEDPRETLDYSYTKQLEMLQKVRRGVADVATSRKRLELQMNQLNQQSSKLKDQAQKALSMGREDLAREALTRRSGVEQQIGDLSTQHATLQGEEEKLTLAAQRLQTKVEAFRTKKETIKATYTAAEAQTRVGEAFTGISEEMGDVNLAVQRAEDKTAELQARSGAIDELLASGALDDVTGTSKDDISLELERMASGNDVESELAAMKAQLGGGSAPARQIEGQATPGEQAAPSATQQSAQPAPDQPQRQGEGS from the coding sequence ATGGGTATTCTCAACCGCTTCGCGATGATCTTCCGCGCGAAGGCCAACAAGGCGATGGACCGCGCCGAAGACCCGCGCGAGACGCTCGACTACTCCTACACGAAGCAGCTGGAAATGCTCCAGAAGGTCCGGCGTGGTGTGGCTGACGTCGCGACCAGCCGCAAGCGGCTCGAGCTGCAGATGAACCAGCTCAACCAGCAGTCCAGCAAGCTCAAGGACCAGGCACAGAAGGCGCTGTCCATGGGGCGGGAGGACCTGGCCCGTGAGGCGCTGACCCGGCGGTCCGGCGTGGAGCAGCAGATCGGCGACCTCAGCACCCAGCACGCCACGCTGCAGGGTGAAGAGGAGAAGCTCACCCTCGCGGCGCAGCGCCTGCAGACCAAGGTCGAGGCGTTCCGCACCAAGAAGGAGACCATCAAGGCCACCTACACGGCTGCCGAGGCGCAGACCCGGGTCGGCGAGGCGTTCACCGGCATCTCCGAGGAGATGGGCGACGTCAACCTCGCCGTGCAGCGGGCCGAGGACAAGACGGCCGAGCTGCAGGCCCGTTCCGGTGCGATCGACGAGCTGCTTGCCTCCGGCGCGCTGGACGACGTCACCGGCACCAGCAAGGACGACATCTCCCTGGAGCTGGAGCGCATGGCGTCGGGCAACGACGTCGAGAGCGAGCTGGCCGCGATGAAGGCCCAGCTCGGCGGGGGCTCGGCCCCGGCCCGGCAGATCGAGGGACAGGCAACTCCGGGCGAGCAGGCAGCGCCGTCCGCGACGCAGCAGTCCGCCCAGCCCGCACCGGACCAGCCACAAAGGCAGGGTGAGGGATCGTGA
- a CDS encoding DUF3043 domain-containing protein, with product MFRRRTTTEAPAETATEPTPSTKAGGTGGKGRPTPKRREAEQARKTRVSAPRDRKEAIRQQREKSRSERAKIQQAMATGDERYLPARDKGPVRRFVRDYVDSRRTPAEYLLPYFLVIFIFMTLPMPQVRVVATYLWLVAIIIVPLDLLLLGRRLKKRLREEFPNDSHRGALSYGIMRSTQIRRLRMPKPQVKPGGEKI from the coding sequence GTGTTCCGACGCCGTACGACAACCGAGGCCCCCGCCGAGACGGCCACCGAGCCGACGCCGTCCACGAAGGCCGGCGGCACCGGCGGCAAGGGACGCCCCACGCCCAAGCGCCGCGAAGCCGAGCAGGCCCGCAAGACCCGGGTCAGCGCGCCACGCGACCGCAAGGAGGCGATCCGCCAGCAGCGGGAGAAGTCCCGCTCGGAGCGCGCCAAGATCCAGCAGGCGATGGCCACCGGCGACGAGCGCTACCTCCCGGCCCGGGACAAGGGCCCGGTGCGGAGGTTCGTCCGCGACTACGTCGACTCCCGCCGCACCCCGGCGGAGTACCTCCTGCCGTACTTCCTGGTCATCTTCATCTTCATGACCTTGCCGATGCCGCAGGTGCGGGTGGTGGCGACCTACCTCTGGCTGGTGGCGATCATCATCGTGCCGCTGGACCTGCTCCTGTTGGGGCGGCGGCTGAAGAAGCGGCTGCGCGAGGAGTTCCCCAACGACAGCCACCGCGGCGCGCTGTCGTACGGCATCATGCGCTCGACCCAGATCCGCCGGCTGCGGATGCCGAAGCCACAGGTCAAGCCCGGCGGCGAGAAGATCTAG
- the pspAB gene encoding PspA-associated protein PspAB encodes MKFLDALLGRSQPKRPDLDQLFGLPQAALTLQAAADFRPTGVGSVCYRAAEGGAFATTQADIQELLDADEGPKVERVTDDYGFTWLVVRHDPEDTSGLVTDLHAVNSSLEAAGFGPSLLCSLVTFVNGDGRRLALVYLYKRGAFYPFAPLSGERRDNALELQARGLVANDLKIEQDLSRWFPVWGAPGM; translated from the coding sequence ATGAAGTTCCTCGACGCGCTCCTCGGGCGTAGCCAGCCGAAGAGGCCCGACCTCGACCAGCTGTTCGGGCTTCCGCAGGCGGCACTGACGCTGCAGGCGGCCGCGGACTTCCGGCCTACCGGCGTGGGCTCGGTCTGCTACCGCGCCGCCGAGGGCGGGGCCTTCGCGACCACCCAGGCCGACATCCAGGAGCTGCTGGACGCCGACGAGGGCCCGAAGGTCGAGCGGGTCACCGACGACTACGGCTTCACCTGGCTGGTCGTACGCCACGACCCGGAGGACACCTCCGGCCTGGTCACCGACCTGCACGCGGTCAACTCCTCGCTGGAGGCGGCCGGGTTCGGCCCGTCCCTGCTGTGCTCGCTGGTCACCTTCGTCAACGGCGACGGCCGCAGGCTGGCGCTGGTCTACCTCTACAAGCGCGGCGCGTTCTACCCCTTCGCGCCGCTGTCCGGCGAACGCCGGGACAACGCGCTGGAGCTGCAGGCTCGCGGCCTGGTGGCCAACGACCTGAAGATCGAGCAGGACCTGTCCCGCTGGTTCCCGGTGTGGGGTGCGCCCGGCATGTGA
- the htpX gene encoding zinc metalloprotease HtpX yields MARTRFQPDRGLTSRMVLVMFLLGLLYVAAVGGLIAAGLNLAWVIIIAGGFLLAQWFFSDKIALAAMGAREVSPDEAPELHAVIDRLCALADMPKPRVAIAPTDMPNAFATGRNPNKAVVCVTTGIMRKLDRTELEAVLAHELSHVAHRDVAVMTIASFLGVLAGLVARFGMYSGMGRGSRDNNAALVFAVVWLASIAVYVISFLLTRALSRYREFAADRAGAYLTGQPSALASALTKISGDMSAIPTRDLRRSQPAQAFFFAPAAVGRSLGNLLSTHPTTEQRLARLAQVSAELGKPML; encoded by the coding sequence ATGGCTCGCACACGATTCCAACCCGACCGGGGCCTCACCTCGCGGATGGTCCTGGTCATGTTCCTGCTCGGCCTGCTGTATGTCGCGGCCGTCGGCGGGCTCATCGCCGCCGGGCTGAACCTCGCCTGGGTGATCATCATCGCCGGCGGGTTCCTGCTGGCACAGTGGTTCTTCTCCGACAAGATCGCCCTCGCCGCGATGGGGGCCCGCGAGGTCTCTCCCGACGAGGCGCCCGAGCTGCACGCGGTGATCGACCGGCTGTGCGCGCTCGCCGACATGCCCAAGCCGCGGGTAGCCATCGCGCCCACGGACATGCCGAACGCCTTCGCCACCGGCCGCAACCCCAACAAGGCCGTGGTCTGTGTCACCACGGGCATCATGAGGAAACTGGACCGCACCGAACTCGAGGCCGTTCTGGCTCACGAGCTGTCCCACGTCGCCCACCGCGACGTCGCGGTGATGACAATCGCGTCGTTCCTCGGCGTACTGGCCGGCCTGGTCGCCCGGTTCGGGATGTACTCCGGCATGGGCCGCGGCAGCCGGGACAACAACGCCGCGCTGGTGTTCGCGGTGGTCTGGCTGGCCAGCATCGCGGTCTACGTGATCAGCTTCCTGCTCACCCGGGCGCTGTCCCGCTACCGCGAGTTCGCCGCCGACCGGGCCGGTGCCTACCTCACCGGCCAGCCCTCGGCGCTGGCGTCCGCCCTGACCAAGATCTCCGGCGACATGTCCGCGATCCCCACCCGGGACCTGCGCAGGTCCCAGCCGGCTCAGGCGTTCTTCTTCGCCCCGGCCGCGGTGGGGAGGTCGCTGGGCAACCTGCTGTCCACCCACCCCACGACCGAACAACGCCTGGCCCGGCTGGCGCAGGTGAGCGCCGAGCTCGGCAAGCCGATGCTCTGA
- a CDS encoding CbiQ family ECF transporter T component, whose product MRAVHRPTLPRTLHPGAWWLWALGLATAASRTTNPLLLVLVLAVAGYVVAARRTSAPWARSYGAFLRLGLVVIAIRVVFQSLFGAAVTGRTVLFTLPQVPLPGWLEGIRIGGAVTAEALASAAYDGLRLAAVLACIGAANALANPKRLLAAMPGALYELGVAVVVAMTFAPQLVGDAARARAARRLRGRADRGLRSLRATAVPLLEGALERSLALAAAMDSRGYGRVGQVPRATRVVTAVLVLGGLVGLCAGAYGLLAADGGPLFGVPMLVAGAAAAVAGLALAGRRAVRTRYRPDPWALPEWLVAASGVAVAAAFTWAASTGVPDVVVSASPLTLPGLPVLPTVGALLGLLPAWASPPPQPATGPSAPSDSSGPSSEVLA is encoded by the coding sequence ATGCGCGCCGTCCACCGGCCCACGCTGCCGCGCACCCTGCATCCGGGTGCGTGGTGGCTGTGGGCGCTCGGCCTGGCGACGGCGGCGAGCCGCACCACCAACCCGCTGCTGCTGGTGCTGGTGCTCGCCGTCGCCGGCTACGTGGTGGCGGCCCGGCGTACCTCCGCGCCGTGGGCACGTTCGTACGGCGCGTTCCTGCGGCTCGGGCTGGTGGTCATCGCGATCCGGGTGGTGTTCCAGTCGCTGTTCGGGGCGGCGGTGACCGGGCGGACGGTGCTGTTCACACTGCCGCAGGTGCCGCTGCCCGGCTGGCTGGAGGGGATCCGGATCGGCGGCGCGGTGACGGCCGAGGCACTGGCGTCCGCGGCGTACGACGGACTCCGCCTGGCCGCCGTTCTCGCCTGCATCGGCGCCGCGAACGCGCTGGCCAACCCCAAGCGGCTGCTGGCCGCGATGCCGGGTGCGCTGTACGAGCTCGGCGTGGCCGTGGTGGTCGCGATGACCTTCGCCCCGCAGTTGGTCGGAGACGCCGCCCGGGCCCGGGCGGCCCGCAGGCTGCGTGGCCGGGCGGACCGGGGCCTGCGCTCGCTGCGCGCCACCGCCGTACCCCTCCTGGAAGGCGCACTGGAGCGATCGCTGGCCCTGGCCGCGGCGATGGACTCGCGTGGGTACGGCCGGGTGGGCCAGGTGCCGCGGGCCACCCGGGTGGTGACCGCGGTGCTCGTCCTCGGCGGCCTGGTCGGCCTGTGCGCCGGCGCCTACGGGCTGCTCGCCGCCGACGGCGGGCCGTTGTTCGGAGTGCCGATGCTGGTGGCCGGCGCTGCGGCCGCGGTGGCCGGGCTGGCGCTGGCCGGGCGGCGGGCCGTCCGCACGCGGTACCGCCCCGACCCGTGGGCGCTGCCGGAGTGGCTGGTCGCGGCCAGCGGCGTCGCAGTCGCGGCGGCGTTCACCTGGGCCGCGTCCACCGGCGTACCCGACGTGGTCGTCTCCGCCTCTCCCCTGACCCTGCCCGGACTGCCGGTGCTCCCCACCGTCGGCGCGCTGCTGGGGCTGCTGCCCGCCTGGGCCTCGCCCCCGCCGCAGCCGGCCACCGGCCCGTCCGCACCGTCGGACTCGTCCGGCCCTTCTTCGGAGGTGCTCGCGTGA
- a CDS encoding ABC transporter ATP-binding protein, producing the protein MIRFESVTVRYPGAASPVLQDVTFEVAEGELCLVVGQTGAGKSTLLRAVNGLVPHFTGGTMAGRVLVDGRDTRTHRPRDLADVVGVVGQDPLAGFVTDTVEDELAYGMESLGLPPDVMRTRVEETLDLLGLAGVRGRPIASLSGGQQQRVAIGAVLTTHPRILVLDEPTSALDPQAAEEVLAALQRLVHDLGVTVLLAEHRLERVVQYADRVVLVHGTGHALEVGPPAQMMARSSVAPPVVALGRLAGWEPLPLSVRDARRMAGPLRERLAPLPPPVRAGVPRKATSNSRPSIDTVASVATVHGLTVRYGGRRSAQLPAVRDLDLDVTAGEVVALMGRNGAGKSTLLGSLVGLVRPVAGTVRVGGEDPVDPATAKPRTIARAVGLVPQDPSSLLYAETVAQECGQADRDFDAPAGSCARLLERLAPGVPPDRHPRDLSEGQRLCLALAVVLTGQPPLLLLDEPTRGLDYTAKARLTRIVRDLAAAGHGVVFATHDVELVAEVATRVVVLADGEVVADGPVGSVVAASPTFAPQVAKILRPLPWLTVADVAAALEPAS; encoded by the coding sequence GTGATCAGGTTCGAGTCGGTGACCGTGCGCTATCCCGGCGCCGCGTCGCCGGTCCTGCAGGACGTCACCTTCGAGGTCGCCGAGGGCGAGCTGTGCCTTGTCGTCGGGCAGACCGGCGCCGGCAAGAGCACGCTGCTGCGCGCGGTCAACGGGCTGGTGCCGCACTTCACCGGCGGGACGATGGCCGGACGCGTCCTCGTCGACGGCCGGGACACCCGTACGCACCGGCCGCGCGACCTCGCCGACGTGGTCGGCGTCGTCGGGCAGGATCCCCTCGCCGGGTTCGTCACCGACACGGTGGAGGACGAGCTGGCGTACGGCATGGAGTCGCTGGGGCTGCCGCCGGACGTGATGCGTACCCGCGTGGAGGAGACACTCGACCTGCTCGGCCTGGCCGGCGTACGCGGCCGGCCGATCGCCTCGCTGTCCGGCGGGCAGCAGCAGCGCGTAGCCATCGGCGCGGTCCTCACCACCCATCCCCGGATCCTGGTGCTGGACGAGCCGACGTCGGCGCTGGACCCGCAGGCCGCCGAGGAGGTGCTCGCCGCCCTCCAGCGGCTGGTGCACGACCTCGGTGTCACCGTGCTGCTGGCCGAGCACCGGCTCGAACGAGTCGTGCAGTACGCCGACCGCGTGGTGCTGGTCCACGGCACCGGCCACGCGCTGGAGGTCGGCCCGCCGGCGCAGATGATGGCCCGCTCCTCGGTCGCGCCGCCGGTCGTCGCGCTCGGCCGGCTCGCGGGGTGGGAGCCCCTCCCCCTCAGCGTCCGGGACGCCCGGCGAATGGCCGGGCCGCTCCGCGAACGACTGGCACCTCTGCCTCCACCGGTGCGGGCCGGCGTACCCCGGAAGGCGACGTCGAACAGCCGTCCCTCGATCGACACGGTGGCCTCGGTGGCCACCGTGCACGGGCTCACCGTGCGGTACGGCGGCCGCCGGTCCGCCCAACTGCCCGCGGTCCGCGACCTCGACCTCGACGTCACCGCGGGCGAGGTGGTCGCGCTGATGGGCCGCAACGGCGCGGGCAAGTCCACGCTGCTCGGCTCGCTGGTCGGCCTGGTTCGCCCGGTGGCGGGCACGGTCCGGGTCGGCGGGGAGGACCCGGTCGACCCGGCCACCGCCAAACCGCGCACGATCGCGCGGGCGGTCGGCCTGGTGCCGCAGGACCCGAGCAGCCTGCTGTACGCGGAGACGGTGGCGCAGGAGTGCGGCCAGGCCGACCGGGACTTCGACGCACCGGCCGGGAGCTGTGCCCGGCTGCTGGAGCGGCTCGCTCCCGGCGTACCCCCCGACCGTCATCCCCGCGACCTGTCCGAGGGGCAGCGGCTGTGCCTGGCGCTCGCCGTCGTGCTCACCGGGCAGCCGCCGCTGCTGTTGCTGGACGAGCCGACGCGGGGACTCGACTACACCGCCAAGGCGCGGTTGACGCGGATCGTGCGGGACCTCGCCGCCGCCGGGCACGGCGTCGTGTTCGCCACCCACGACGTCGAGCTCGTCGCGGAGGTGGCCACCCGGGTCGTCGTGCTCGCCGACGGGGAGGTGGTCGCCGACGGGCCGGTGGGTTCGGTGGTGGCCGCGTCACCGACGTTCGCACCGCAGGTGGCGAAGATCCTGCGGCCGCTGCCCTGGCTCACCGTCGCCGACGTGGCCGCCGCGCTGGAACCCGCGTCGTGA
- a CDS encoding ATP-dependent Clp protease proteolytic subunit, which produces MRDDRAMTFDSYVAEQLFARRVVLARGFLDEERATRTAAQLLTLEALAPDPIQLHLSCPDGTPGAALSLADTVRVLRAELTAVAVGEVGGPAVAAYAAAPVRVAYPHARFRLAEPKAPERTGTATEVDTYAQEYLRQRDDLVDLLSEATGRQAESVAADLRTGRFLTAEEAVGYGLAQRVAAGRSVG; this is translated from the coding sequence ATGAGGGACGACCGGGCGATGACCTTCGACTCCTACGTCGCCGAGCAGTTGTTCGCGCGCCGGGTCGTACTGGCGCGGGGTTTCCTCGACGAGGAGCGCGCCACCCGCACCGCCGCCCAACTGCTCACTCTGGAGGCGCTGGCCCCCGACCCGATCCAGCTGCACCTGTCCTGCCCCGACGGCACGCCGGGCGCCGCGCTCAGCCTGGCCGACACGGTGCGGGTGCTGCGCGCCGAGCTCACCGCGGTCGCGGTCGGCGAGGTGGGCGGCCCGGCGGTCGCGGCGTACGCGGCGGCACCGGTACGGGTCGCTTACCCCCACGCGCGGTTCCGGCTGGCCGAGCCGAAGGCGCCCGAGCGCACCGGCACCGCCACCGAGGTGGACACCTACGCCCAGGAGTACCTCCGTCAGCGCGACGACCTGGTGGACCTGCTGTCGGAGGCGACCGGGCGCCAGGCCGAGTCGGTCGCCGCCGACCTGCGGACAGGCCGGTTCCTCACCGCCGAGGAGGCCGTCGGCTACGGACTGGCCCAACGGGTGGCTGCCGGCCGATCCGTGGGCTGA
- a CDS encoding ECF transporter S component: MTDAGTTVVRLRPRSVAALAVAGLVGVLGFGWPFLTGAGDPAAASGGAGPNAPYLFLALLPLVIAVVLAELTEGGMDAKAVAMLGVLAAAGTALRALSPGTGGFEPTLFLVILAARVFGAGFGFALGSVVILASGLATGGVGPWLPFQMVGLAWVGLAAGLLPRASGRAERVLLAGYAAVAGFAYGAMLNLSFWPFSTSLPAGMSYAAGEPVLTNLRHYAAFYVTTSFGWDCVRAVVNAVLILIAGRVVLGTLRRAARRAAFEAPADFEAPADFEAPVDFEAPVDFEAAHPEAPAQSDALEQSGQPPPAQPTDRPAATRWASP, encoded by the coding sequence GTGACCGACGCCGGGACCACCGTCGTCCGGCTGCGGCCCCGGTCGGTCGCGGCCCTCGCGGTGGCCGGCCTGGTCGGCGTACTGGGGTTCGGTTGGCCGTTCCTGACCGGAGCCGGTGACCCGGCCGCCGCGTCCGGGGGTGCCGGCCCGAACGCGCCGTACCTCTTCCTGGCTCTGCTTCCCCTCGTCATCGCGGTCGTGCTGGCCGAGCTGACCGAGGGCGGCATGGACGCCAAGGCCGTCGCCATGCTCGGCGTGCTCGCCGCGGCCGGGACCGCGCTGCGGGCGCTCAGCCCGGGCACCGGCGGGTTCGAGCCGACGCTGTTCCTGGTGATCCTCGCTGCCCGGGTGTTCGGTGCGGGGTTCGGGTTTGCGCTGGGGTCGGTGGTGATCCTGGCCAGCGGGCTGGCCACCGGCGGCGTGGGTCCGTGGCTGCCGTTCCAGATGGTCGGCCTGGCCTGGGTCGGGCTGGCTGCGGGGCTGCTGCCGCGCGCGTCCGGCCGGGCCGAGCGGGTGCTGCTCGCCGGCTACGCGGCCGTGGCGGGGTTCGCGTACGGCGCGATGCTCAACCTGTCCTTCTGGCCGTTCTCCACCTCGCTGCCGGCCGGGATGAGCTACGCCGCCGGCGAGCCGGTGCTCACCAACCTCCGCCACTACGCGGCGTTCTACGTCACCACGTCGTTCGGCTGGGACTGCGTACGCGCGGTGGTGAACGCGGTCCTGATCCTGATCGCCGGCCGGGTGGTGCTCGGCACCCTGCGCCGGGCGGCCAGGCGGGCGGCGTTCGAGGCTCCCGCCGACTTCGAGGCTCCCGCCGACTTCGAGGCTCCCGTCGACTTCGAGGCTCCCGTCGACTTCGAGGCGGCGCACCCCGAGGCGCCGGCGCAGTCCGACGCGTTGGAGCAGTCGGGTCAGCCACCTCCGGCTCAGCCCACGGATCGGCCGGCAGCCACCCGTTGGGCCAGTCCGTAG